CTCATGAAAAGTTATCATGCTTATTAGCAAAATAGATCAGCTTCTCTCACAAAAGTCTTCTAACACTTGGAATACGTTACGCGAGAGCAGGAAAGCTTTACTACACAGTAGATTCCCTGCGTAGAAGGTTATAGCTAAAAGGTGACATAGAAACAGGCGTGCAAACTGTCGTCCGCCTTCAAAATGTATCAAGCTACGAAACAAGGAAGACTCGCTATGTTCTCAATACTTCAGATGATGAAGGCCAGCAACgtaacaaacaaaacaacaggTACCCGAAACAACGGTGAGAGAAAACACAAAAAGGACGGGTAATCGTTTTCGACCTACAACGTGCGCGCTACACATTTTTCTGAGTGATAAAGcagatgtatgtatgtatgtatgtatgtataattTCACACTTATTGTGGCATTTTCTCATTGAATAGAGTATCGAAATTGAGTATGTCCCTTGTTTCATGTGTGGGACAAGTCATTttttatggaaagaagaaaaagaatcaAAGCAAaagaaatagagagagagatcaAATTTACTTTTTTAGATCTCGGTAACATTACATGTGGCACGTGCTGTGATACTGACTCTGCGTAAAGCACTCCGACCATCGCTTGCACGATCTCGGAAAGCTTCTTGTTTGCTTCGTAGGAGATAAGACCAGATACGACCTTCCGGTAAACGCTCCTCTCACTAAATAAGCAaggcttcagagtatcgacactgagttccaagagcgagaaTGCGCGATCTTGTTTCCGCGTTATGCTActcacgcgcacgcgcactgcacACCTTAGCGCACGGTGCCATCTACCacgcgcgggtgaaatgttcctttcgtttacacgCAGCAGTTGACGgtcttgagctcaccttgacatcctcgggacgcacTGGTTGACAGTACATGGACTACCGCAAAACAATCccacacgcttctctatcccacagggagcattatgttagccatCTATGATACTCAAATGGGGACTGTACCGGTATGGTGCGGACACAAGATgacgctcctgctctcccttggacatcagtgtcgatactctgaagcgaagctcatttagtgactctaggagtACGTACTTTGTAGAGAACCTGTTTAGGGAGAGAACCTACTGCTGCCGGACACCAACTGGTGGTGGCTCCCCGTAGTGTCAGCTTTCTCGACCGATAGGGAAGGAGGAAAgtgggaccgtagccttaaaggagtacagagggcattccaaaaaattttcagattaagacgtctgacgAAACTgtatgtgtcattttaccgaatggcactaaaggttttgatgtgtgcaatttgcttTCAAGAAGGTTGTGGTTGACACGAAAAAGAGGGCGATGAAAAAAGGGAAAAGGGTGTGCCCTGATACGTTGATGAGCGTGGCGCACTGTCACTGGTCGATTCAGTTGTTCCAACATTGAAGACGATAAAGTTGTTTGTGGTTCACGGTCTCCACCGTCTTGGATGTCCTTTTTGTAGAGATCGAACGAATACTTTTTCAGCATATACAGGCGGGAGCGTGAAACGAACGCAGCGTGTACGAGCTGCGGCGTGTACCTATATAGACGAGAGCGAAGAGAGTGCGGGTAGAAGGCACGGCGGGTAATGCCTGCAGCGTATACTTCCTGTAGCACATACGGGGCGCGGCGGACAACGGACGTGGCGCCTAGACGGCGTGTCGGTCAATAGCTGTAACGGATATATCCGTTTATCCTTATCCgctatatattttaaaaaaaatagcgcTTATTTAACCGCTACCAGGCTAAGAGTGTAGTTTCATCTCGGACAGCTTCCGTACCTCAAGCGATCAACGCATTAAAACATACTGGACAAGCAAACTCAGCGCACATTGTGCAaagttctgtttgtttgtttttttcctgaacAACATTCAGCTAAAATCAACCGATTATATTTTTATCCGATAGTAAAGTGCCAATACATtgcacagaaaaatattttaggGCATGTGACAAATGGTTTATTTTCTAAAACAATTGCGAAGGTGGCCTGTTGAGCAAACATAAGCAAATTCGGCGTACAAAGAAAGGCACTGGTGGACGAGTTACGGATCCGAATTTACCACCCAGGTACTCATCATTATCCCGGCTACCAATACTGAAAGTATCTCCagggcgattttttttttatcgcgcGTGACGAGTTTTTAAAGTTGCCATGGTACGAGAAACGTGAAATGGCACGGAACAATACTTTGGCAACACGGAGCGGCGTCAGAAGTGGTCTTTtagactctttttttttttttttgctgtcgaAAGAATGAAAGCACCAAACACAAGCGTTCACTAGTCCTGTAGCATTGCATGCGGTTTGCGCCAAGGGAGTCCGTTTATGGTCCCAAGCATAAGCGGCTTAGATCTTTTTCGTGGTGCATGCGAGGGGTCAGCTGTGTCATTCTAGCACCTTATGAACAAcgtaataataatgataatggtGCTGTGGTGTTAcgcgtaaggtgtgtcagcctatttttgtggcaacatgttgcacgtgccacagGATTAAGACTGCGGAAAATTCaaaccacctggggttcttttgacgtgcgtcggaaatctccgacacacggtgctggaagcaatgtttaccttccccatattgctaccgtcctcacccgggatcgaacccgcgatcttgagctcttACGTTACCAACGTAACACAACAGGCCAACACCTTACCGTTACAACCGTTACAGCGTCGCCAATTTGTTTTGTTTGGAATCCAATATAGCACAGGAGATGTGGCGAACACTCACTGACGTCTTTGGGGTACCACACATGCGCAGCTACCTCACACTGTGGCAAGCTTGCTCTCCTTTTGTACGTGGTGCCTACGGCAAGCTTGTCGTACGTACCATTTTTCTGACATATCTGCAAGAAATCGCATTGTCTGTACTCCacaaaggagagagagagaggacagaaggaacGGACGCAGTGCGCTCAATACAGCTAATGTAATGCAGCGAATGTAATCGCTTGAGTAGGTGCAGCTTTTATTGctcattaacatcaatgttaaTCTTTAAAAAAAGCCTATCTCTCAATTTTAACAAACAAGGAGGGCGAATGATAGCATTTCGTCGGCTAGGATCCGTTTCATCGGCCCTCCAGAACGACTGCTGTAtatttgggcgcacggaaccccGCACAACCATaatttccgccacgcaaccaaggaccatttttttcgggacccaaCAGTGACCCACCGTGCACAAGGTTCTacagtttcccgccaaatccacacgaagtggataGGAGAAGAGGACGGGTGTCCGCCGTCAAacgtacgtgtcacaaaataagctactccGTGGATTCTGTCTTCTTTTATGCCGATGATCCTAATTGGCTGCCGTAATCAGACCGTATATTGTTCATGTTTTGTTGAGTGATGTTGTGATGTGTGTTCTCAAGTCAGACGCGAACTTCCAACTAGCTTGGAAATTCTCGCTTTGTCCGCCTCAGCTAATGAGACTTCTACAACCCTTTGCTGTAGGTGCAACCTTTGCAAGGTTGCTCTAAAAACTATAAAAGAAAACACGCAAGTGCGGTGCGCACGAAGAAAAGCTAAAATAATTGTAATAACGATTACATGTCCGCTTCTGCGTATAGTCCTATGCCTTATTGACCGCTGAGGACCGAAAGTAGTCGTTCGGAGTTTAAAGCGATTGAAATCCGCAAGGTTACACAACCGATTCACACATTTTCCATTTTCATGACGCCCGCCACATATACTTCTGACTGGTTTTGATGTCAGacgactcacacaaaaagttcgcGTTCGCACCGCTACGTGGCCGCGCAAAGCACCACCTTTAGCTTGTGCACCAGGCGTACAGAAGAGGTcaaaaaaattcgtaaaaattacgctttccCCAGCTGCATAATTTTTGGCAAAGGAGCGCGCTCAAAATGTGcatctagaggaggaagtgtccccgccttcatttgttttgcatcctttgtgataagacggttgtcccAAGCATCAAGGTCAAAACAAGGggaagaaaggtaaaacaagaggcaggaacacttcctcctctccccgcatcttCAGTACGCTCATCTTTGCGACAATCGAGCAGGtagggctaaagcgtaatttttactaacatctttttactatttctgttgcgatactgtggaAAACTTCTGTTGCGTCTACACGGTTATCCGTAGCGGACTTCATACTTCTGTAAAAAAGTTAGGTAAGcgtggcaattttcaaagttcaattgacaaaaattaatttcctgcaattaaaaattgtccgaaGCCTTcatcaatggtggcaaaagtttccagaaggtaattacCGAAAGTGCCACAATCCTCTGACAAGTACGCGCggcagttagaattttttatcacgttaggtgaaacaccctgtatgtgttgGCCGTAGTGGACTGACATTAGAGAGCACCTTTTGAGTGATCGCAAATCTCGTGGTTCTTCATGGTTTTGGCATGTTTGTAACACTGCAACAGGGGAATAGCCAAGGAGGAAGGGGGtccacctcccccccccccaatatcgTACCTTTAGTGGTGCCTTTGGGAGAGGAAAAGAGCGCAGAATCTAAGCACAGCAAGCATAACCTTGCCTGCAACCAGTTGTAAGAATGTTGACTTAATGGTCTCTTTATGTATGCTTCTAAAATGTTTCCCTGCTGCAATGTAACGCACAGAAAATGGGTGCCGACTTGCAGAACGGCAACAACTCCCGTAATGTTAAGCGCTCTTTATGAGAACCGTACTTATGACAGTGTCATGAAGCATATGCTATTTTTCTGGTGTTCAGCATAACGCCATATTTTGCCAATGAGGAAACTTACCTCTGTTTAAGATGCCAAAGCCAGTGCACACTACGTGCTTGAAAAGCAATGTGCTGTGTGGAAACATGGGTTTCCACAAtcggcgcccaacgtggggccggTGGCGAGGATGACACTGACGGATACCCTGTGCCACACGCTGCTCCTCTGTAGCAGTAGGTTCAGCTCTGCTATACAGGTCTTGcaaggcccgaacgaattctgctaaggtctcatctggatgctgagtacgcttatgcagctcctccaggatacgatattcgtaatccagAGGAAGAAATTCGCTCTTAAATCGCTTCTGGAAGTCCTGAGCGGACGTAAACCTCGACTGCAGCTGAAGCCAGCGAGCCGCGTCTCCgatcaaagcaacctgcaggatgcgttgtatcaggacttcatctgagattcccataccagTCTGGTAGGCTCTAAGGTCATCGAAGAAGTCGACGACCGACTTTTTATCGGTGTACCCTGACAAGGTAGGGACCGGCAAATTCAGTCGCAGGCGCGCTtctgcctgcggcggcgaaaccgacccggcatcaaggcgttCTGCCACCAACGAACATAACTCGGTCATGCGTGACAAGAGTTCTGTCGTTATAGCGGAGTCAaactgcggcactgcaggtaCCGTAGTTGACGTACCTTGGGACGGAGGCACTGCATGTGCCTCTTTGTCCTCGGCTGATCCTTTCGGCTCCGAAGGCGCCGAGGTGTTGGATACCAGCGTCTCCTCCGAACGGGACCGCTGCTGTACGAGGCCTTTCTTTCCGCTCCGGAGGTCTTATCGGCCTGGCGGCGGCGAATGCTGCATCGGCTCCGGGACTCGGGCACCGAGTGGGTGCTGTGAAGCACTCAAAACCAAGCAAACACAttcaaaaaagacaaaaacgctatctcaaaaagaaaagaaaaaaggcagcccggaaaaagaacacaaacaaACCACCGGAGTCGTaagtgaaagaaaagaagaaaaaaacgtacAGCGTTACAAATGAAAATGAACAACGCGTGCTGCGTCTTCCCCGCTGTcgaacggacggactgacgccccgaggctGTGGAAGCACGGGCTTCCACAGCTGTGAACAGTGACATTTTCTGATGTGTAAACTTTGAGGTCATACATGAGTTCCAACGGCGAACAGGCGTAGCAACAGACAAAGCACTGCTGGCATTCCTGAGCAGGTGTGGGGAAACTGTACTCAAATTGTGTACAGAAAAGAAAGCGCTTCGGGCACACATAGAGGAGCTCTATAAGAAAGTTGAAAAGCTCACGACATCTCAACGGAAGTGTGAGTACTGTCACTGGCAGACATACTTGGCTGCTGTTTCATTATTGACCTTACTTCATATGCTGACATGTTCTCTGACAGATCACTTTGCTGTAGAAGTGCTAAAGTCATTCTCAGCGCTTGTGAGGGAAAATTGGCAAAACCCGTCCGTAAAACTGGTACGTAAAATTACAGAACGTGTATTGTGAAAGTGGCTGTTATTTACTTAATTTTCTGTTCGACAAGCAGTGTGTGTAAGATATGCTATCCCTATAACATTGGCAGCAAAGAATAAAGACCAAGATGAAAGAATGGACAAGTACAGCAACAGTCGATCATGCAGAAAAAGTTAGAAGGGAGAAAAGAGGCACAGGACATCCCTTTGATGCTCTGTGGTATCTTCCTCCTGACCAatctcggtggctcagtcgttagcgtgttcgccttctgattccGAAATGGCGGGTTCGAagccggccgaggacgccagcaacttggtggcagggtacaagttgcttagacacgccgtcttccgcgagggacgttaaataccgggtgccgtgtggtgagctttcatcgcatgTTGAAGAACCCTcaagtgggcaaaagcaatccacagaccgactgctgtggcgtcatgatctcagttgtctcgcgatgtaaacctCCAATTCCAATCTTCCTTCTGTTTATGATGTCTTATTGTTATTAGCAAAACTGCATTCACTTCATCCATATCGTTGCCTGTATGTGGGTATTTTATACTCAGTGACAAACCCAAATAAAAGTAGACAGTTGCTGTAAAAGGAGTAAAACTTTGAAGCTGTTGTCTGTGCATTAGCAGCCTTCTGGTGCgaacagcaatggggtagcaagAAATTCCTCCATCTTGATAATCAGTTGCAAGCACAGTTGCTGGGGTATGTGGAATAGTGTTAATAGCACACTTGCAATGTTTGTGGTTCTGTCGTGTATGTATTCAGAAAAAGAGGTCTGATATAAATATCTAAAGCATCTTGCATGGCATAGAATGTGTATGTTACGATACAGACACACATATAAAGGATAACAGTAATGTGGTGAACCTCATCTTCTCACCTCAAGTAGGTCACGCTTCCGCGCATCCTCAGTTCCCCTATTTCCCTCAGCCTCTGACGTAACCTAACGAGGCACACGATTGGACGCCCCCAGCTCAACGAACTGCACGCGGAGAGTCCACGTGGGTCGCTTCACGGAGGAAGGAAGCAACCAAGTAACCGCAACCATCCATTTTTCCCTCCTCTGCGCAACCCCTGCAAGTTCAACTTGCACGGAGTATAGAAAACTCAGAATTTCATGTGACATTTATGAAACTGTCTTCAAAACTTCGGGACAGGAAATTGTCTGCAGAGTAAACACAACACATAGATAACACTTTCTATAATATATGCTTATCCGTGCTCTCGCGACTGACATCTGCTTTGTTCTCTCAGGAGCCTGGCCAAGCACACCCATACCCAACCATCACATACACTGGAAACGATCCACTCACTACGGAGAGCATTACTGTGAAAGCAAAGAGGCTATCTATTAGGGTACCCAACATTACGTCGGTAGTGTCCCTTTTGCCGTACTGGACACTCAACATGGAATATGCACCCCATCTCAAAAACACCCTGTGCATTCAAGGAGCATGGGATAGGAGTACAATACACCCCACTGACGTCTGTTCCCCTACGTGCTATTGCCACACTAAGTGCATGATGTGCCATTTATAATAACTTTATTGTGTGCGTACTTCAAAGAAGAAACAAAGCTGGTAGAGCATTATCAAGTTTTGTGTATAAATAACCTGAAGAAATAAAAATTTGTTCATGGACATTATTCTGGTTATTGCTACGTGTAGATGCATATTCACAACAGGAATGCAAGAAAACAATTGAACTCTGCAAAGTGACAAATGAGATGGATATGACCTTCTAGAATTCTCTGTCCATTATCTTGGGCTAGCTGTGAACAGTGGacaattgtgaatagtggacttctagtgaacatgtgattctgaatagcgaacatgtgaatagtaaATAGCGCACTTCTTAGTAGAGCGCCTGAGAAGTATtttcgggaggggggggggggcgctgggAATTTATGCTAGGAGTAAGAGAAGtcgtcgggagacgagttcaatttcttccgtgtttttctttcttccaaacaaacaaacagaaaagagCATGCACGTGGTGTGTGAAAGCCTGTGCTAGCACTGTGGCTTGTgcttgaggtgaggtgaagtgaggacCACCAAGAATGTTCAGAAAACCATAACCATGACGTCTGCTCATACGTTGAAGAAAATGACCGCATGCGACAGCTTGCACTCCTGCTCGTAAAgtggaaggaaagaaaacgctTGCCAGAGTCTAGTCTTGACGAGATGACAAACAAAGTCATATGCTACATCGAGGTTAGCATGCATAACTGGAGGTCTGCTCCGCTGCAACAGCAGGAACAACTCATGTCATGTCACAGTGAGCAAATGCAGAGCCATGGAGTTAGAACCGACTACTGGAGATCACACCTGCCGTTTATAGAACCTGTGGCGGTTGTGCTTGGAACTGACGAACATGGATAGTCAAACAAACTTCGCTACATCCCAATATGTGATGTCCTAAAACATATGTTAGAGGTATCCTGTATGTACAGCAGCTTCTGTCATTCAGATGAAGAAGGGGGCTACATGTCCACAGTCTTCGATGGTAGAGCTTTTCAAGCCCGCACATATTTCGAAGGTGACAAAAGCAGGATCTGCATTCAACTGTATGCAGACGAATTCGAAATATGTGATCCCCTAGGGAGCAAGAAGGGAAAGCACAAACCATTGTTGCACCATTGCACCACGCTTTCTGTGGTACACCGATCCGTACCCCAAGTACCCCAAGCATTCAAGAATGACGGATGACACGGGTACCGTTCGGTACAACGTCCAGCCCATTTCTGCTCAGCGCTACGTTGCAACATCGCATGAAAAACTGCAAAGACGAAATGGCAGCTGCACTTATCGACTGCTTCTATGTGGACGATCTGCTTACCAGTGCAAGCAACGTTGCCGAGGCAAAGCACCTCTACGAGAAGGCGAATGATGTGCTAAAGACAGCAAAAATGCAGCTAAAGAAGTGGACGACGAACTCGAGGAATATTTCCGGAACGACGGACGAACGGCGGTACCGAACGACAGAACGTTCATCGATCCAACCATGGACAAAGTACTGGGGATCTGGTGGAACAGGACAGATGACACCTTAAAGTTCTCGAACGACAGGGTGCTGGACGTCCTGATTCTCGCCAAGAATACGAAGCGCTCTGTACTTCAACAGTCCGCACGTCTCTTCGACTCATTGGTGTTCTTGTCGCCGTACACAGTACGAGTGAATACGATGTTCTAGCGTATTTGGGAACAAGGACTGGGATGGGATGACCCTATGCCAGACGACCTATCTCAGGAGTATGACACGTACTGTCAAGAATTACCGTTGATCGAACAGCTATCCGTCAAACGTTACGTGATGGAAGGAATTGGAGAAAATATATTTTCGGTCCAGCTGCACACCTTCACCGACGCAAGCCCGACAGCATACGGTGCATGCGTGTACCTAAGAGTCGAAGACTGGGACGCAAACGTGAGTGTGAACCTCGTTTTCGCCATGTCACGAGTGGCTCCTTTGAAGAAGCTGACTTTACCCCGCCTTGAGCTGATGGGTGCCCTCATTGGAGCACGACTGGCTCAATATATCGAGGAGTGCCTCAAACTGCATATACATCTGAAACAGTTCTGGCCAGGTTCTACGATAGCCCTCCACTGGATCCAAGAACAAGCTAACCGCTGGAAGCCGTTCGTGTGCAACAGGACGACGGAGATTCAATCAAAAACCGATCCGCATTCATGGTCACATTGTCCGGGCTGTCAGAATCCGGCGGATATGCTTACACTGGGACTGACTTTAGAAGCTTTGGTCCACGGCAGAGACTGGTGGAAGGGGCCAGAGTGGCTTTCAGAGTACGAAGGTGCGTGGCCAAATTCTCTCACGAGGACTACCGCGTTTCCACAAACGCTGCTGTACGAGCTGCGCAGATCGGAAGTGAGCTGCCTACAGGTCAGTCACAACACGAAGGAATCACTGATGGACCCAAGTAGCTTCAGCGAATACTCCAGACTTCTACACGTCACTGCATGGACACTACGTTTCATCGAGAATTGTCACCAATCACACAATAGCCTGCGAGGGATGCTGACAACCGACGAAATCAAGAAAGCAGCGCTCCACTGGTTTAAGAGAGCCCAGCACGACGCTTATGCTCCTGAAATTCAGCAGCTGACTCATGGCGAACAAATAGGTGACAATTCCAGCATTACGAACCTGCGCCATTCATAGACGAACATGGACTACTGCGCCTAGAGGGGCGACTTCACTATTCGGACGCATCAGAAGAAGTGAAGCACCCTTTACAGCTACCAAGAGACCACGAGCTAACGAGGCTTATCGTCAACGCTGCCCATCGAAGAGTCCTGCACGGGGGAGTTCAGGACACCttgacggaactgagagaccgCTATTGGATTCCTCAAGCGCAACAACTTCTGCGCCGGATCATAGGCAAATGTGTGGTGTGTATGCGATTCAGGACCAGCCAGTCCAGCGCACCTGTGGCACCACTGCCGAAGGACCGCATTACACAGCAAGTGCCTTTCACCATCGTTGGAATATACTTTGCTGGCCCGTTCTACATCAGAATCAACGATGAGAGGAAATCCTATATAGCCCTTTTCAGTTGCGCGTTGACACGTGCGATTCACCTAGAGCTGGTTTCGGGCCTCACGACGAAGCCATTCCTTCTTAGTTTCCGTCGATTTGTCGCACAAAGGGGACGACCCTCCACTATGTACACGGACAACGCTTCCACCTTTAAACGAGCTTCTCGGGATCTCCAAAAGATGGGAGAACCTTTAACCCCGGGCCGCTTTTTAATTGGAAGACGACTCGCAGCAGTACCTGAAGCGAGTGTACTTGACGTTCCAACATTTGGCAGACAGGAACTCACACGGAGATGGAAACACCATACACAGACACTGGATTATTTCTGGAAACGGTGGCTGAGAGA
This portion of the Ornithodoros turicata isolate Travis chromosome 3, ASM3712646v1, whole genome shotgun sequence genome encodes:
- the LOC135389475 gene encoding uncharacterized protein LOC135389475, with protein sequence MPDDLSQEYDTYCQELPLIEQLSVKRYVMEGIGENIFSVQLHTFTDASPTAYGACVYLRVEDWDANVSVNLVFAMSRVAPLKKLTLPRLELMGALIGARLAQYIEECLKLHIHLKQFWPGSTIALHWIQEQANRWKPFVCNRTTEIQSKTDPHSWSHCPGCQNPADMLTLGLTLEALVHGRDWWKGPEWLSEYEGAWPNSLTRTTAFPQTLLYELRRSEVSCLQVSHNTKESLMDPSSFSEYSRLLHVTAWTLRFIENCHQSHNSLRGMLTTDEIKKAALHWFKRAQHDAYAPEIQQLTHGEQIGDNSSITNLRHS